TCAACGATGGGAATTCAACTTTTGCCCCCGGGGCGAAGAGAGGCCAATGACCCACTCCATGAATACACCAAACGATCCACTTCCCCTTGATCCCGAACGGTTACTTGAACTTCAGGATTCTCTCGGTGTGGAAGCGGGAGAATTGAAAACCCTTGTTTTGGACCGTTTTATAAAAACGGTTACCGAGGGGTTTCCTCTTCTGGACAGTCTTTTGGTCGCCCAGGACGCTCCCGGTTTTCGCCTTAAATCTCACCAATTAAAGGGGTCCAGTCTTAACGCGGGAGCCATGCCTTTGGCCCAGGTGTTTATGTCCTTGGAAGAAATGGGAAAAACGGGTGATTTAACCCAGGCCCCATCCGGGGTCGCCTTGGCATTAACGGAGTTTAGGCGTCTCAAAAACTATCTTTCTTCGGGGGAGTTTCCTCCCCAGCCCTGACATCCTGAAGGAGTTTTAGAATGAAAAT
The genomic region above belongs to Elusimicrobiota bacterium and contains:
- a CDS encoding Hpt domain-containing protein; translation: MNTPNDPLPLDPERLLELQDSLGVEAGELKTLVLDRFIKTVTEGFPLLDSLLVAQDAPGFRLKSHQLKGSSLNAGAMPLAQVFMSLEEMGKTGDLTQAPSGVALALTEFRRLKNYLSSGEFPPQP